One Tachysurus fulvidraco isolate hzauxx_2018 chromosome 2, HZAU_PFXX_2.0, whole genome shotgun sequence DNA segment encodes these proteins:
- the hsd11b1la gene encoding hydroxysteroid 11-beta-dehydrogenase 1-like protein — protein sequence MKCPVKLFLFGSLCAALIALQWSGPTFSEESLKGMRVLVTGASTGIGEQLAYHYARMGAQIVITARREHVLKEVVKKCLDLGAQKALYVAADMAEMADAEWVVTFAEEQLHGLDYIVLNHIGSSQYGMWDGDVAHVQWLMQVNFHSYVKMAVKALPALEKTKGSIIVVSSLQGKMCLPYALPYSATKFALNGFFGSLQHELCMKQSNVSVTVCTLGLIDTETAMEKIKGYIDMPAYPAHEAAYQIIKAGALRENEAFYPWYTFYASFFRDWFPSYRDQVIRKLYKYKP from the exons ATGAAGTGTCCCGTGAAACTCTTTTTATTCGGGAGTCTGTGCGCAGCTTTAATTGCGCTTCAATGGAGCGGCCCCACATTTAGTGAAG AGTCTCTGAAAGGCATGAGGGTGCTGGTGACTGGCGCGAGCACTGGCATCGGAGAGCAGCTGGCATATCATTATGCCCGCATGGGTGCTCAGATTGTCATTACAGCAAGAAGAGAACATGTATTAAAAGAG GTTGTAAAGAAGTGTCTGGATCTGGGAGCTCAGAAAGCCCTGTATGTTGCAGCAGACATGGCTGAAATGGCTGATGCAGAATGGGTAGTGACCTTTGCTGAAGAGCAGCTTCACGGGCTGGACTACATAGTACTTAACCATATCGGATCGAGTCAGTATGGGATGTGGGATGGTGATGTGGCTCATGTTCAATGGCTCATGCAG GTGAATTTCCACAGTTATGTAAAAATGGCTGTGAAAGCTTTACCTGCCTTAGAGAAGACTAAGGGATCGATAATTGTTGTCTCTTCTTTGCAAG GTAAAATGTGTTTGCCTTATGCTCTGCCGTACTCCGCTACCAAATTTGCCCTGAATGGCTTCTTCGGGAGTCTCCAGCATGAGCTGTGTATGAAGCAAAGCAACGTATCTGTCACTGTCTGCACCCTGGGCCTCATTGACACGGAGACAGCTATGGAGAAAATCAA AGGCTACATCGACATGCCTGCTTACCCTGCCCATGAGGCTGCATATCAGATCATCAAGGCTGGAGCACTTCGTGAGAATGAGGCCTTCTATCCCTGGTACACTTTCTACGCCTCATTTTTCAGAGACTGGTTCCCTTCATATAGAGACCAGGTCATTAGGAAATTGTACAAGTACAAGCCATAA
- the micos13 gene encoding MICOS complex subunit MIC13, whose amino-acid sequence MAARIFPVVKLATKVGIAGGAVYVAYDSGLLGGSADGAEALSKAKAVIPPAVEEWSKYFGLELPAAPKIEFSPGDAWNSGVRMSIHALSVAPTVLCQYSSQGMQYVKELFK is encoded by the exons ATGGCAGCTAGGATTTTTCCAGTAGTCAA GTTGGCCACAAAAGTGGGCATTGCTGGAGGGGCAGTGTACGTGGCCTACGATTCAGGACTCCTCGGTGGCAGTGCTGATGGTGCTGAGGCTCTAAGCAAAGCTAAAGCAGTCATTCCACCTGCTGTGGAAGAATGGTCGAAATACTTTGGTTTGGAG cttccAGCTGCACCCAAAATCGAGTTTTCCCCAGGTGATGCTTGGAATTCAG GGGTCCGGATGTCCATCCATGCTTTATCGGTTGCCCCGACTGTGCTGTGCCAGTACAGCAGTCAAGGCATGCAGTATGTTAAAgaactttttaaatga